The Theobroma cacao cultivar B97-61/B2 chromosome 1, Criollo_cocoa_genome_V2, whole genome shotgun sequence genome contains the following window.
AAATATGAGACATCCTGTAAGGGAAATAAGTAAGTAGTTTTTGAATATTAACCAATAAGCACCTGCTATCATGTGAGCCTCGATATCTCCTTGTAAGCATTTGTATCACCACCAGGGCATCCATTTCAATCCATAAACGTGAAATGCCATAGTCACGACACAAAATCAGTCCTCTGTATAATGCTAATAATTCTGCATGAATGGAATTTTTTACTCCAAAATTCTCATAAAATCCAAATACTAATGAAACTATGTGATCTCACAGAATCCCTCCACCTACAGCATTCTGAAAGTTACATTTCGAGCTACCATCAACATTCAGCTTAAACTCACCTAATATAGGTTTTTGCCAATATAATATTTGTAGTGGCGATAATCGGGCCTTCTAGAAAGACAATCCCCATAATGAAGCAATTTGCAGATCTCCCCTCCATTGCCATTGTTGAAATAGCTTCCCATGAAACAGCTAGTGAATGAGTTTCATAATTCGCCGCACCACTATTAGAGTACATACCTAAGTTTCTATGTTTCGCATCATTCCTTTCCAACCCTAGAAACCAAAATATGAAGAAGGGTATTAAAGTACAGATATGGCCCTACTTAATATAGTCACCAGAGTATGCCCATACCCATATAAtttgagaaacattctgtgGGTTAACAATAtagatttgaaagaattttgtaaaataattccaaacttGTTTAGCAATTGGATTGTCCCACAGGACATGCATAAGTGATTCCTCTGAGTTGCAACATTGGCATTTAAAGGCCATGGTGaatctcttcattttcaatatCATCTCTAAAGGAATCCACAAATTTAATAACCTCcataagaaaaaggaagtgGTAAGATGAACACTTTTATAccaaataaaactaaaaattgaatttaccAATTGTCGTTGACGAATTAAGTCCCAAGTTGTCTTTATAGAAAATTGTTCGTCCGAAGTTGGTATCCAATATGCGGTATCCTCAATAGTTGTATcaattggaattttcaaaatttcagctACAATTTCTCTTGGCAAATCAACTTTTCCATTCTCCATTATTAAAGAAATAGCATACTTGTGTCATGGAAGAGGTAAAGGCGGGAAAATTACATACCAGGGGCTCATTCCCCATCCAACAGTCATGCCAAAAGGATAGCTTCCCCTGTCCAAGCTTCCATCTTATGTATTGCTCAATGTGTGAGTAGCAAGCTACCATCCGTTTCCAAATCTGAGAGTCATGAAGTTTTGGCTGAATGTATCACAAAATTCTACCAGTGCAGTATTTGGCATGCATAAATTGTGTCCATAGGCTAGAACAAGTCTGGAATCTCCACCACAGCTTCATATTAAAGGCCTCAAATACGTCACTTAGGCTCCGGATGTCTAACCCACCTTCAGAAGCTAGAAATGTAATTTTATGCCATGAAACCCAATGGATTTTTCATGCTTCTGTAGAGTCTCCCCACAAGAAACTATTAAATAATCTCTCAATCTTTTGGATGACACATAATGGAGGTTTTAGAACCTAAAGTAAATAGATGGGCATTGAAGATAATACACTCCTTAATAGAGTTATTCATCCTCCAGGagaaagaattttattctCCCATCCTATGATTCTCTCCCTTATTATCATGACCAGATCatcaaaaaaattacctttttaggtcctttatatttaatcaattttttatattttaattttgaatcaaataaatttgtaTAACTAGTCATcgattaattatcattaatcttAATATGATGTTAcataaaaagcaaaaatgTCATGTGGtaatatttacatgttatatcATTATTCATTATAATATATCAGTATCacgtaatataaaatgacaagtaacatttaattaaaaaaacttgattaaatttataatagaaaaaaataagaatttattttaaatattatacttaaaaaattagataaaatacTCTCACTTCTAAGTTTTAATGGAAAACACTctgtttcaaaaaaatattttgtgttGCACATATAGGTCTAATTATTAATGTTTCTATTAATTTGATGAgtgataatattaaaaaaataatattacgttttattaattttaaaaatgattattatattatttttataaaaaaatcaagtaagcAGTGCTccttatatttattttttaaaaaattatataataataatttttaaaattaataaaaatattttaattttttatattttttatttacacttttaagacaaattattcatttttaatattaccAGAATGCctgatattatatttaaaaaaactgTTTCGTGCAAGAAAAAGGCAACGTTTGTAACTAAAATGAGGTGGTGGGGAACGTAAAAAACATATCTTTTTCAGGGAATATACCTACTTGTACTAGGAGTAGGACAAACGACCGTCAACCCTCCCATTGCTTCTCACGATTGTGATGGAATATGTTTTTAAGTAGGAATATGACTTTTATGGACTTGAGAATGTGAACATGAAATACCCAACAACCTTATTTTTAATTCGCTCTTTTACATAGAATTATCATTCAAATTCGTTACCCTTTCtgtttcaaattatttttgaaaccatttcaagttatgtttCTGTTTCAAATTATGAGTCTAATCCATTTTAAGCTTTCAACCCATTAAACCTATTTAGTCCTTGGTAAACGTGATTTTTGTTGACTCCAACCAAATTGGGTTTTTGAGAAGATATATTAATTCCTTCCGCAGtgggtattttttttcttgtttgcatTTGTCTTTTAAAAGGGGAAGaatttgcttttcaaaaagGGAAGAATGGGTCTAAACCATGGACCCATTAAGCCTCCCTAGACTTTGTGAGTGTGATTTTTGTTGACTTCAACCAAATTGGGTTGTTGGGATTTGAGACGATTCgttctttctattttgttcataaccGTACCAAAATTTTTACAAGTTCACCCACACGATTGAGATGTTTCTTGTAAGGGAAATAGCTTGATTTGGTGAAATCGTTCAATAGAAAGAAATATGGAAACGGACAGTGGCAGGGAAGAGGGTACTTGCAGTTTCAGTTTGTTTCTAGACTTTGATTCCAATCCAAAGCTTTTCTCCTGTTTGTTTTTTCCTCTCGGCCTTGTTTCAAAATGAGccagaaaaatttaaaagcaaaaagtcaaaaaaagaaaaaaatccaggaaaaaaattacaaaatttcaaaacctcAACCAATTTCAAAATTGGGGCTTTTCCATTTTTAGAGAGAAGATGAAAGAGTCGACTGCAGgggagaaacaaaagaaaaatcattctTGTTGTGCTTTGTTGACTGCTATTGAGCTAGTGTTTTTCTGGGTTCTAATTTGCTATGATTCATGTTCTGATGCTAGCTTGTGCGGCTACTTATATGCTAGCCTTTGTTGTATTTTTGAGTTGCCTTTCTGTTACAAAATTGTTCGAACTTGTTTTGTTGAGTATTTGAATTCTTAAAGGATTATGCAATTGCAAATAGTGATAAGAGATAGAGTTTAATGAGATATAAATTcagggattttcttttttgttttcaatgaaaattaaattttcaaaaaaaaaaatgcttttgcttgttttttgaataaaaaaaattatccaaaaactattatgagtttttatatttttttgacttaaaatacaaaaaagctattaaattatttaaaaaaatttaaataaactctcatacttttattatgttaaatcaaatttttatatttttattttgaatcaaataaacttttatactttttattttgagttaaataaacCTTTGtaactaataattgatttatcaaaatgttatttgttattttatgttaCGTGACATTAATATGACCTGttaaaatatctaattaattatgatatgatatgttgacatatcataattgatgatgacatgatatattaatttgatatgataaCATAATTATGTAGcatttttcacctttcacATCAATATCATGTCAGTACcatgtaaatataaaataataagtgatatttttactaatggtaattaatcaataattagttATAATAAGTGTTCCACGTCAATATTATGCtataagaacttatttgatgcaaaataaaaatacgaAGCTTAATTaaatggaataaaaaaaataaaaacttaattaaatattcttaaatagtttaggaacttatttgagtattatgcctattttttttgttacctAATAGTGAGTGACTCAGTGTGACTCAATTGTCCAAAGGGTATAATTATCTAAAAATTAATTCCATGTCATCAAATAAACAAAGACACTAACAGTAAGGTTTATAtgtccaacaaaaaaaattcttttgaaatagattgtttatttttaatattaatggaCTTGTATAAAATTATACACAAAACTTAAGAGTGTAGGgatattttacttaaaaatttatataaatcaacataaaactccTCTCTGATATCAATCCTCCCCTTCTTGTgggaatttttgttttaaaaaaaaagcataacttttacaattaaagaaaaaaaaaggaacaaataaacaattaaactaaaaagaatataGTAGAACAAGTGAACAACTTTACTTGCTAGGCTTTTTACAAGTACTGTTGCATAGAAATTTTCTAGCTATATATTTCAGACCATATGTGTTCATAAAGCACCaccaagaaaataatgaagatGTAGAAACCATTAAAGAAAGGAGATAGACCAAAGCAACTCTAACCTAAtgccctcttttttttttctttttgaatgaGTGTATATACATAAAGACATGTTATTTTCCAACAAAATCATCCACAGTAAACTAGTTGGACAACTCTATAAATGCCCTCTTACTATGACCTCAGGTACTCTATtacaaaagaataaacaaatcaaGATATCTTTATTAATAAAGGTGAgaagagggaaaaaaatttGGCCATCAATGATCAAACACTATTCATGTTCATCCTTGAAGATCAGAGGTGTACTTGTAAATAAAACAGATACTCGTGTATAATGATTGACTCAAGCTGTAACATTAGGCCTTGCTTGTCTTGCCTGATTGTTATGTCCCTTGGGCTGAAGCAACATAGACATGGATCGCAACCTGTTTGTTATCTCGGTAAATGATGGTCTAGATTCAGGATTAGGAGACCAACATTGTTCCATCAACTTCTTCCAATCGGGATCACAATGCTCTGGAATAGGAGGTCGAAGACTGTTCTTCAATATCCCCCCTTTAATCAAAATTCACCAATTAGACATAAGCCATATTTAGGTAGAAGCAAAAggttttcatttatttttcaatcacaagtagaaaaaaaaaaagataaggtCATTACTACTCAACTAAAAACTAGAAAACAAGGAAGATGTTTAAATGCGTACAGATTATGATATGACATCAAGGTTTTTGTGTGAGTTGTTTAGTTTTGTTGTTTTACACTCCTACAGAACAAGAGCACTTGAGCCCAGTTGTAAAAACTAGCTACCCTTACACCTCTCCATAAAACTTTTTGCActtcattttcaacaaaacTAACCACTTGATTTAGTTCCTAAGATCATCACTACCATCATTGCTAACTCATGAGTAAACTTCCCAGTGAAGCCAACTTTAAAAGGTGagtataataatttattttagcaTATTTTTGGCTTGCTTTTTGGAACTTTCTGAATTGTTGTCttattgtaaataaaaaatatgaaatagaaaaaaagagcaaaaatcACATGCAATCCTCATACTCCAAGTAGATTTGATTTTGTACAATCCAATCCATATATGCCAAAGAAAATATCAATAGACCATTCTAATTTTTAGCTAATGCATTCCTCCACAGTTGAAATTGATAACATGTCAAAACCTCCCAATCACATATTCATGCATGTGAATTTTATATTCACTACCAGAGCGAATTGCACATTAGGTAAATCGAAATCTTACCAATAATGGCACCACAATGCATATCGGCATATGGCTCCTCCCTAGTCAAGATTTCCCACATTGAGATTCCAAATGAGAACACATCAACCtatcaaatcaaatattataaatttggcttcaattttctttctttcacaGTGGTAAGACATTTTAGAATATGGCTTTAATAACCTTTTCAGAAACTCGGCTACTGCTACCATTTAACAGTTCTGGTGCCATCCATGGCAGGGTTCCTCGCACACCTCCAGAAACAAGAGTATTGTGCTTGATTCTTGATAATCCAAAATCTCCAACCTATAAAAACAAGTACATAGTAGCCATGCTTCAATTAAAAAGCCAATAAAAAACTTTCTGAGgctattcaaatttttttttggaaagctTGAGGTTATTCAATTGTACCCAAGCATGTGATCAACAATCATTTTGGACCAAAGCcaataaatttcattttaaccaGAATTTGGAATTCTTCTCTCTCGCCATTTGTATTCTTATGACATCTTGAAATCAAATCTCTACTAGAAAgattgagaaaaaaagaaaaatctcgACTAGAGAGGAGTTCATCTATGACATATTACCTTGCATATGGGTCGTTGTGGGTCCCTTAAATTGATAAGCAAATTGTCACATTTCAGATCAAAATGGACAATGTTTTTAGAGTGCAAGTATTCCATGCCAAAAGCTGCATCCATGGCAATTATAAGCTTTTTGTGACGATCTAGTGAGCtgcataaaaatttcaaaacaccGTAAGTGCATCATTAATGAGTGAAGGACCTTAAGATTGAGGGATTGAACCTATATTACCTATCCTTCTTAAGTAGGACATTCCTAAGTGATCCATTTACCATATATTCAGTTACAGTTGCCAAGGTTCCTCCAGTTCCATCTGGTACTACTCCATAAAATGCAACCACATTTGGATGATGAAGATTTGAGAGGATTTGTGCTTCTCTCCAAAAGTCTTTGATCTGGTACAGCCAAATGTTCATTAGCTTCAGGCATGCAAATAATTCAAATTGCTATGAAGAATATGACAGTAAAATTATTCAAAGGATCTCAATACTACTACAGAATGGGAATTCCCCCTTTCATCTTGCTATTACAATAGCAAAAAGAAAGTAAGGGAGGAAAACAATAACCCAATGCAAAATGCCCACTAGACTCAAGCATCTCAGTTAAGTTTCACATGTTTCTATATTTCACATTTAAGTCAATTGACTCAATCTTGCTCAATCAAACACCAAGCCTCACCCCACCCCTAAAGGATAAAAAggcctttttcttcttttttcccaaaacccttattcaaaatttgaagtaaTGATGACACCCACGGGCTAATCTTTCTTGATAATAACATGTGATTTGTGATTCATATCAACACTATTGCAAACAATTTAACTCAAGAACAAAAAACCTCCCAAATAGAACAAGAACAGATTATCAATCTCAAATTGCATAAGAGAAGGTCAAAACAACAATAGCAGCTATATTTCACTTTAACAGAAGTCAAGAAGACAAAGGGCCAAAAAGAGACTAATAGGAATAAGAGCAAGGTTACCCCCATGAATTAAACTTCACAActtacaataataatattttaaagaatatttcctcttttttttttctttggctgAAATTAAGATGCAAGTGCACTTTTCAAACCACCTAACCAGCAAAAAttattccatttttttctctctagaaCTTTCTACACCCAAAATTTATAGAACAAAATAACTAGTACAAACGATAATGCATGTCCTAAATGTGaacaaagacaaaataatAGCTTCCAGATGAATCTCATTCAAATGTTTATAATGCAAGCATATATCCTCAAATCTGTACCCTAAATCATTATGAAGCTTCTAATGAGATTCAGTATCAACTTTCCTACATTTAAAATTAGGAACTAGAAAAAGAAGGGGAAGAAATAAGAGGAAAATATCTTTAGAGACCCACCAGCCGGTCCTGCTCAGATGATCTCCCAGAAAAGTAactcttttttattctctttatAGCAACATCTGTTCCCCGCCATTTTCCATGATAAACAGTTCCATATGTTCCAGATCCTAGCTCCCTCAGTTCTTCAAGGTCAGCATTTTTGATAATCTGTACATCAAAATTAGAAAACTTTCATTCACCTTTAGAAGCTAATTTTACAAAGCAACTGGTCATGTATTAAATAAGAAAGTTTTATTGGAAACATGTATAAATCAATTTAGAGTAAAACCTGCAAGCCATAGATGCTGGCTTCCATTTCAGCTATCATGGCATCACTGAAGGACTCATCTTTGTCTCGAATATCAGCTGCAGCATCCTATGAACAAAGCCATTAAGCAACCTAAGTTTACTAACATCTATACAAGTATTAAAACTAGATGTACatgacaaaatttaaaaatcttacctcagACTCATATTCAAGAATGACATCATCCAATTCTGTTGCAATAGGAGATATGAGATCATTGCTGATTACATCCACATGTGGGACAACTGCAGGTGAAACTTGAGCCCCAGAAGGCACACTAGTGATCACATCTTCCAATATAACTACAGGATCTGGTTGGATTTGACATTTGTTCTTGCTTGAGGGTTCTATCTGAGCAACCGTAACATCTTCTACAATTGAGTTCTCATGCACTGATACTATGAGGGTGATCTTCTCAGCATTCTGATTGAGATAATTAAGGTCATCATCAATGAGAGAAACCTCTCTATTAAAAGCTGCATATTTGGCTGGATTCTCTAACATAGCATGAAGGTCAGCCTTGTGCAAGTTTGAGCTCAGACCAGAGTCTACATGAACTGCAGATGGTTGCAAATTGATTGAGCCCGTTAGTTGATCTTCTTTAGATATATCCTTTCGACTTGCAACACGTTGCAATGGTGGTCGTTCATGAGACATTGGGCCATTTAATGACTCATAGATAATACCACCTTTTGGACTCTCAATACTTGAGTCTTGTCTGGTCTTTGGAAGTAAGTCAAGGTTCCAGGTGCATGAAGTAATGTTCCCTCGTCCATCAATTACTTTTCCATTAAAACCACAATGGTCAACTATATCAAAGGTGGTTTTGTCCACGGTCTGTGGATGCTCCATGTTATTCTTTATAACTAAGGATGAAGTAGCCATCTTCAGAGAGACTTGTGAATTTTTTCCCCGAGAATCAATACCACCAATAGAAGTTTGGCCATAGTCTGCATTAGACGATTTATTATTGTATTCCATACTGCTAATAGGGGATCTCCACTCATAATGCTTCCCACCTTGATGAAGAAATGCATCACATTTATCAGATTTGTTCCTGGAATCCAAGCTTGTAGTATATTCATCATAATTGTTTGGTGTCACAAAACTTGATTTACTCAAATCAATTTTAGCTGTTTGGCACTTGTCATTACTGTCACCAGTACCTTTATGAATAGTTTCATTCTTGATAGAAGGTTCAGGATATGGAGAACAGTTCAATATATCCAGTGTTGACTTTGATGTAGATTCAATAGCTGACAAATCATTTTCTACCCTGGGCTTCATAAGATCAATGTTATCATGCCATTGCATCAACCTTTCCTGCACAGCATTTGAAACAATAAGGGAAGGTGGTTGAGTCTTTGCAAAATTTAAAGGAGAATATGGGCTCATTCCTTCTTGTGAACAGTAAGCAGACCTCCCTCCATACTCTTGTAGCTTTGAATCAGAAAATGCATGTGACATACCAAGTTGAGAATCAATGGAATCAACAGATTCTGACAATAGACTCAGCTGAGCTTCAGCATGTGACATAGGCTTTTCTGAAAGGAACGATATTTCCTTATGCATAGACCTCTCATGCGAGACACCATTATAATCactattatttttgtttaaaactgAAAGAGTCAAAGAATCTTTGCTGAGTTCAGGGTTTAGCAATTGCCCTCCATAAGCTTGGAATGTTTGGCCGGCATCAACCTTTACGTGAGGGTGATTATAATTCATCAAAGTAGGTGGAACTTGTTGAACATGTTTATAGTTAGTAGTTTCTGTGCTGCAGTACTCAGGATTCAAGTGTGCTGTAATGAAAGAACTGTTGCTTTCAATGCTGAAGTTATCGCCAATTGGTAGTGCATGAACACTTTTGGAATCTCCATGCTGGAAAGGTAGTGGAGAAATAGGAGGAGATGGAAGTGGGTATCTGGTAGTATTTGGGAAATCATGGAACACTTGAGATGGATGCAAGGCATTAAAACCACCCTTAGTCTCCAATGAGGTTATTGAAGTTGGGC
Protein-coding sequences here:
- the LOC18612822 gene encoding uncharacterized protein LOC18612822 isoform X2, with the protein product MQANRPKELLGNMIREVPIPSSHLVQQESTSVVLNVGKNVNNNNISVQTGEEFSMEFLQECVGTRAILAIPDGVQIHEKRVGFNQNQNHQLGYQDLARILGLKRMDSECASEISDFASAKGSFKGSENGSCIEKSSRYQKEDGDIGQVSRKGFGELNCNKSHPNGFGPTTPRIYAGDSPSSSSFSGQGVSDGSQSGKMKFLCSFGGKILPRPSDGKLRYVGGETRIISIQKSLSWEELVSKTSEVYNQPHSIKYQLPGEDLDALISMSSDEDLQNMVEEYHGLGKLEGSQRLRIFFIPFGEFESTSSVESGTIQQSNPNYQYVVAVNSIVDPNPKRTSDGQCLPSEGNQLGPNLDHKPSFHKRCPTSITSLETKGGFNALHPSQVFHDFPNTTRYPLPSPPISPLPFQHGDSKSVHALPIGDNFSIESNSSFITAHLNPEYCSTETTNYKHVQQVPPTLMNYNHPHVKVDAGQTFQAYGGQLLNPELSKDSLTLSVLNKNNSDYNGVSHERSMHKEISFLSEKPMSHAEAQLSLLSESVDSIDSQLGMSHAFSDSKLQEYGGRSAYCSQEGMSPYSPLNFAKTQPPSLIVSNAVQERLMQWHDNIDLMKPRVENDLSAIESTSKSTLDILNCSPYPEPSIKNETIHKGTGDSNDKCQTAKIDLSKSSFVTPNNYDEYTTSLDSRNKSDKCDAFLHQGGKHYEWRSPISSMEYNNKSSNADYGQTSIGGIDSRGKNSQVSLKMATSSLVIKNNMEHPQTVDKTTFDIVDHCGFNGKVIDGRGNITSCTWNLDLLPKTRQDSSIESPKGGIIYESLNGPMSHERPPLQRVASRKDISKEDQNAEKITLIVSVHENSIVEDVTVAQIEPSSKNKCQIQPDPVVILEDVITSVPSGAQVSPAVVPHVDVISNDLISPIATELDDVILEYESEDAAADIRDKDESFSDAMIAEMEASIYGLQIIKNADLEELRELGSGTYGTVYHGKWRGTDVAIKRIKKSYFSGRSSEQDRLIKDFWREAQILSNLHHPNVVAFYGVVPDGTGGTLATVTEYMVNGSLRNVLLKKDSSLDRHKKLIIAMDAAFGMEYLHSKNIVHFDLKCDNLLINLRDPQRPICKVGDFGLSRIKHNTLVSGGVRGTLPWMAPELLNGSSSRVSEKVDVFSFGISMWEILTREEPYADMHCGAIIGGILKNSLRPPIPEHCDPDWKKLMEQCWSPNPESRPSFTEITNRLRSMSMLLQPKGHNNQARQARPNVTA
- the LOC18612822 gene encoding uncharacterized protein LOC18612822 isoform X1 encodes the protein MQANRPKELLGNMIREVPIPSSHLVQQESTSVVLNVGKNVNNNNISVQTGEEFSMEFLQECVGTRAILAIPDGVQIHEKRVGFNQNQNHQLGYQDLARILGLKRMDSECASEISDFASAKGSFKGSENGSCIEKSSRYQKEDGDIGQVSRKGFGELNCNKSHPNGFGPTTPRIYAGDSPSSSSFSGQGVSDGSQSGKMKFLCSFGGKILPRPSDGKLRYVGGETRIISIQKSLSWEELVSKTSEVYNQPHSIKYQLPGEDLDALISMSSDEDLQNMVEEYHGLGKLEGSQRLRIFFIPFGEFESTSSVESGTIQQSNPNYQYVVAVNSIVDPNPKRTSDGQCLPSEGNQLGPNLDHKPSFHKRCPTSITSLETKGGFNALHPSQVFHDFPNTTRYPLPSPPISPLPFQHGDSKSVHALPIGDNFSIESNSSFITAHLNPEYCSTETTNYKHVQQVPPTLMNYNHPHVKVDAGQTFQAYGGQLLNPELSKDSLTLSVLNKNNSDYNGVSHERSMHKEISFLSEKPMSHAEAQLSLLSESVDSIDSQLGMSHAFSDSKLQEYGGRSAYCSQEGMSPYSPLNFAKTQPPSLIVSNAVQERLMQWHDNIDLMKPRVENDLSAIESTSKSTLDILNCSPYPEPSIKNETIHKGTGDSNDKCQTAKIDLSKSSFVTPNNYDEYTTSLDSRNKSDKCDAFLHQGGKHYEWRSPISSMEYNNKSSNADYGQTSIGGIDSRGKNSQVSLKMATSSLVIKNNMEHPQTVDKTTFDIVDHCGFNGKVIDGRGNITSCTWNLDLLPKTRQDSSIESPKGGIIYESLNGPMSHERPPLQRVASRKDISKEDQNAEKITLIVSVHENSIVEDVTVAQIEPSSKNKCQIQPDPVVILEDVITSVPSGAQVSPAVVPHVDVISNDLISPIATELDDVILEYESEDAAADIRDKDESFSDAMIAEMEASIYGLQIIKNADLEELRELGSGTYGTVYHGKWRGTDVAIKRIKKSYFSGRSSEQDRLIKDFWREAQILSNLHHPNVVAFYGVVPDGTGGTLATVTEYMVNGSLRNVLLKKDSSLDRHKKLIIAMDAAFGMEYLHSKNIVHFDLKCDNLLINLRDPQRPICKVGDFGLSRIKHNTLVSGGVRGTLPWMAPELLNGSSSRVSEKVDVFSFGISMWEILTREEPYADMHCGAIIGGILKNSLRPPIPEHCDPDWKKLMEQCWSPNPESRPSFTEITNRLRSMSMLLQPKGHNNQARQARPNVTA